One Aegilops tauschii subsp. strangulata cultivar AL8/78 chromosome 7, Aet v6.0, whole genome shotgun sequence genomic window carries:
- the LOC109785717 gene encoding galactinol synthase 2, translating into MAPMLKRIVEDAPKKAAYVTFLAGSGDYWKGVVGLAKGLRAVNSAYPLVVAVLPDVPEDHRRKLVEQGCLVREIVPVYPPESQTQFAMAYYIINYSKLRIWEFVEYERMVYLDADIQVYDNIDHLFDLEKGSFYAVMDCFCEKTWSHTLQYKIGYCQQCPDRVAWPERELGVPPPPLYFNAGMFVHEPSLATAKALLDKLVVTDPTPFAEQDFLNMFFTDVYKPIPPVYNLVLAMLWRHPENVKLEKVKVVHYCAAGSKPWRYTGEEANMDRDDIKMLVKKWWDIYNDEGLDYKAGDETTNLLRGTLVEAGAVKYFPAPSAA; encoded by the exons ATGGCTCCGATGCTCAAGCGTATCGTGGAGGACGCGCCGAAGAAGGCGGCGTACGTGACTTTCCTCGCCGGCTCCGGCGACTACTGGAAGGGCGTGGTGGGCCTGGCCAAGGGCCTCCGTGCCGTCAACTCCGCCTACCCACTCGTGGTGGCCGTGCTCCCCGACGTCCCCGAGGACCACCGCCGCAAGCTGGTCGAACAGGGCTGCCTCGTCCGCGAGATCGTGCCCGTGTACCCGCCGGAGAGCCAGACCCAGTTCGCCATGGCGTACTACATCATCAACTACTCCAAGCTCCGCATCTGGGAG TTCGTGGAGTACGAGAGGATGGTGTACCTGGACGCGGACATTCAGGTGTACGACAACATCGACCACCTTTTCGACCTCGAGAAGGGCAGCTTCTACGCCGTCATGGACTGCTTCTGCGAGAAGACGTGGAGCCACACCCTGCAGTACAAGATCGGATACTGCCAGCAGTGCCCGGACCGGGTGGCGTGGCCGGAGCGCGAGCTCGGCGTGCCCCCGCCGCCGCTCTACTTCAACGCCGGCATGTTCGTGCACGAGCCCAGCCTCGCCACCGCCAAGGCCCTCCTCGACAAGCTCGTCGTCACCGACCCCACTCCCTTCGCCGAGCAGGACTTTCTCAACATGTTCTTCACGGACGTGTACAAGCCCATCCCGCCCGTGTACAACCTCGTGCTCGCCATGCTGTGGAGGCACCCGGAGAACGTCAAGCTCGAGAAGGTCAAGGTCGTGCACTACTGTGCTGCG GGCTCGAAGCCGTGGAGGTACACCGGCGAGGAGGCCAACATGGACAGGGACGACATCAAGATGCTCGTGAAGAAATGGTGGGACATCTACAACGACGAGGGCTTGGACTACAAGGCCGGCGACGAGACCACCAACCTGCTACGCGGAACTCTTGTTGAGGCCGGCGCCGTGAAGTACTTCCCGGCGCCCTCAGCCGCGTAG